A single genomic interval of Croceibacter atlanticus HTCC2559 harbors:
- a CDS encoding beta strand repeat-containing protein — protein MKINYIFSALALVAIMLTSSFAIAQNNEGFSYQSIIRDTDGLPIDNQNVSIRVGIYEGSTSGPLVYQETHTVTTSDVGLISLIISEGTVVSGDFSVIDWGNASHFVTTETDPSGGTNYTLVGSSRLLSVPYAKYASVSGSSNSMSSDWTLQGNTIDEAIDFLGSTNDQDLILKRNNVQVARFEDQNIGLGNNALGAGSTGTSNVAIGNGTLPVNTGQFNIAIGDNVLSANTSGNQNIGLGQVALSQNTTGQNNIALGNNAMTSNTTGGDNVALGVVALSNNTEGFNNVAIGGNTLGSNTIGNDNVAVGNQSLSTATEANGNVGVGPNTLRLTTTGQFNVGIGGSALENNTSGERNVGIGLIALVGNTTGEDNVGIGTEAMAANTEGNSNVALGNNSLRSNTTGNDNVAIGGNTLNANIDGNANVAIGIDALALSTSSIDNTAVGAAALRNTSSGNSNVAVGVEALVDNTEGNENVALGRRTQAANTTGNANTAAGFTALESNTTGSENTGFGVRALRGNSDGFGNLALGYEAMREAQGSRQIGIGINALAVATASSFTNYAIGNEAMLNLTDGGNNLAFGEFALGSATTAGDNVAIGQGGALGQITGAIGNVGVGTAVMAEKTSGDFNTGLGQGVLRLNIGGARNTAVGAGSMENGTAGNDNTSIGVDSMKESEGSSNAALGSFAMQNHGTGDLNTAVGFAAYSESTSGSFNIAVGSFALNSINSNNNTGVGYAAMFSNTTGVNNVALGRFAGGNVTEGSNNIFIGAGTNGTGAIISNQLNIGNSIYGDLDANLFGFGVETPTERIDATGGNVKADTFISATQTYPDYVFQNYYKGTSTIKEDYNFTSLKTVEEFVKENNHLPGVTSYKEVKDNNMTINLSELAVQSLEKIEELYLHIIAQQKEIEKLKAEVEAIKKK, from the coding sequence ATGAAAATTAACTACATTTTTTCAGCATTAGCTCTAGTAGCTATTATGCTTACTTCTTCATTTGCAATAGCGCAAAATAATGAAGGTTTCAGCTACCAGTCTATCATTAGAGATACAGATGGACTTCCAATAGACAACCAAAACGTATCTATTAGAGTTGGTATTTATGAAGGATCTACTAGTGGACCATTAGTATATCAAGAAACTCACACTGTCACTACATCAGACGTTGGCTTAATCTCTCTCATCATTAGTGAAGGGACAGTAGTATCTGGAGATTTTAGCGTAATAGATTGGGGCAATGCGTCTCATTTTGTAACTACAGAGACAGATCCTAGTGGTGGCACAAACTACACTCTAGTAGGTTCTAGCAGACTTCTTAGTGTCCCTTATGCAAAATATGCATCTGTATCTGGTAGTTCCAATAGCATGAGTTCAGACTGGACACTACAAGGTAATACTATTGATGAAGCTATAGACTTTCTAGGCTCAACAAATGATCAAGACCTTATCTTAAAGCGTAATAACGTACAAGTTGCAAGGTTTGAGGATCAAAATATCGGATTAGGAAATAATGCATTAGGTGCTGGCTCAACAGGAACGTCTAATGTAGCCATAGGTAATGGGACTTTACCTGTTAATACAGGACAATTTAATATTGCAATTGGTGACAATGTGCTTTCAGCAAACACATCTGGAAATCAAAATATTGGATTAGGGCAAGTGGCATTGTCTCAAAATACCACAGGACAAAATAACATAGCTTTAGGAAATAACGCTATGACAAGCAACACAACTGGCGGTGACAATGTAGCCTTAGGTGTTGTTGCTCTGAGCAATAATACAGAAGGTTTTAATAATGTTGCTATTGGTGGAAACACTTTAGGCTCTAATACTATAGGAAATGATAATGTGGCTGTTGGTAATCAATCACTTTCTACAGCAACTGAAGCAAATGGTAATGTCGGCGTTGGTCCTAATACACTTAGATTGACAACAACAGGACAGTTTAACGTTGGAATTGGAGGAAGCGCATTAGAAAATAATACCTCAGGTGAGCGCAATGTTGGTATCGGTCTTATAGCACTAGTTGGAAATACCACAGGTGAAGATAATGTGGGTATAGGTACTGAAGCAATGGCTGCTAATACCGAAGGAAATTCTAATGTCGCATTGGGAAATAACTCCTTAAGGAGTAATACAACTGGAAACGATAACGTTGCTATTGGTGGTAACACCCTAAACGCAAATATAGATGGTAATGCAAATGTTGCTATTGGCATAGACGCATTAGCGTTATCTACCAGCTCTATAGATAACACTGCTGTTGGCGCAGCTGCATTGCGAAACACAAGCTCTGGAAACTCAAATGTAGCTGTTGGTGTAGAAGCTCTTGTAGATAATACCGAAGGAAATGAAAATGTAGCTTTAGGAAGAAGGACTCAAGCCGCTAATACAACAGGTAATGCGAACACAGCAGCAGGTTTTACAGCATTAGAATCAAATACTACTGGAAGTGAAAATACTGGTTTTGGAGTAAGAGCACTTAGAGGTAATAGTGATGGCTTTGGTAACTTAGCACTTGGATATGAGGCAATGCGAGAAGCCCAAGGTTCAAGACAAATAGGTATTGGTATAAATGCTCTAGCAGTTGCTACCGCATCAAGTTTCACAAACTACGCTATAGGAAATGAGGCTATGTTAAACTTAACAGATGGCGGTAACAATTTAGCCTTTGGTGAATTTGCTCTCGGTAGTGCTACTACAGCTGGCGACAATGTTGCTATAGGACAAGGTGGTGCATTGGGTCAAATTACAGGTGCTATTGGTAATGTTGGTGTTGGTACAGCTGTTATGGCAGAAAAAACTTCGGGTGATTTTAACACAGGACTAGGTCAAGGAGTATTAAGACTTAATATAGGTGGCGCAAGAAATACTGCAGTAGGTGCAGGATCTATGGAAAATGGCACTGCAGGTAATGATAATACATCAATAGGCGTAGACAGTATGAAAGAAAGCGAAGGAAGCAGCAACGCTGCACTAGGTTCCTTTGCCATGCAAAATCACGGTACTGGAGACCTAAATACAGCAGTAGGTTTTGCTGCATATAGTGAAAGTACAAGCGGGTCTTTTAATATTGCCGTTGGTAGTTTTGCTTTAAACTCTATAAACTCTAATAATAATACTGGAGTTGGATATGCTGCAATGTTTTCAAATACAACAGGTGTTAATAATGTTGCCTTAGGAAGATTTGCTGGTGGAAATGTAACTGAAGGAAGTAACAATATCTTTATAGGTGCCGGAACAAATGGCACAGGTGCTATTATAAGTAACCAATTAAATATAGGAAATAGTATTTATGGAGATTTGGATGCCAATCTATTTGGATTTGGTGTAGAAACGCCTACAGAACGTATAGATGCAACTGGCGGTAATGTAAAAGCAGATACCTTTATCTCTGCTACACAAACGTATCCGGATTATGTATTTCAAAATTATTATAAAGGTACTTCTACTATAAAAGAAGATTACAACTTTACATCTTTAAAGACTGTAGAAGAGTTTGTAAAAGAAAACAACCATCTACCTGGTGTGACATCTTATAAAGAAGTTAAAGACAATAATATGACCATTAATTTATCTGAACTTGCTGTACAAAGCTTAGAGAAGATAGAAGAATTATACTTGCATATTATAGCACAACAAAAGGAAATAGAAAAACTTAAAGCCGAAGTTGAAGCTATTAAGAAAAAATAA
- a CDS encoding DUF6705 family protein gives MRITFIFFLLIGVYCNAQQPIISMEARENDYSIELTPGCYYKDTTNAYQPFVGTWEWTDGNSTLTLVFEKIEMVYVHFSDIYKDYLVGKYKYVEDGIVVVNTLDNVVNSTNFWSGAYVPIYGSGHPSDLTFHFQFSDYAKEKLGNGRLEITEYLTQSNGSILATKADWSLRGKGGIYIEGISPEIQPGFSIPTGVTLTKIN, from the coding sequence ATGAGAATCACTTTTATATTTTTTCTACTAATTGGTGTTTACTGCAATGCACAGCAACCCATTATCTCTATGGAAGCTCGAGAAAATGATTACTCAATCGAGCTTACACCAGGATGTTATTACAAAGATACAACCAACGCCTACCAACCTTTTGTGGGCACTTGGGAATGGACAGATGGCAACAGTACCTTAACATTAGTGTTTGAAAAAATAGAAATGGTATATGTACATTTTAGTGACATATATAAAGATTATCTTGTCGGCAAATACAAATATGTAGAAGATGGCATTGTGGTTGTTAACACCTTAGACAATGTTGTAAACAGCACTAATTTTTGGAGCGGTGCATATGTACCTATATACGGTAGTGGTCATCCTTCAGATCTAACATTCCATTTTCAGTTTAGTGATTATGCAAAAGAAAAGCTTGGCAACGGAAGATTAGAGATCACAGAATATCTTACCCAAAGTAATGGCAGTATTTTAGCCACGAAAGCAGATTGGAGCCTTAGAGGCAAAGGCGGCATTTATATAGAAGGTATAAGCCCAGAAATACAGCCAGGATTCTCAATCCCGACAGGTGTTACCTTAACAAAGATTAACTAA
- a CDS encoding T9SS type A sorting domain-containing protein, with protein MKINIKTYLWLLFLSLLTIPLFAQTSINAAAINSPPQNDILQTASIGQVFYLENASANTQEVQGVQQPLFIEVLSTEENNPLALETSIYPNPTNNSVHLEIKQWDSNLSYKLYDTLGKQISANTITAERTTLQMDYLSSGIYILQLLENNSPIKITRIVKR; from the coding sequence ATGAAAATCAACATCAAAACCTATCTGTGGTTATTGTTCTTGAGCTTACTTACTATTCCGCTCTTTGCACAAACCTCAATTAATGCTGCTGCAATTAATTCGCCACCACAAAATGACATTTTACAGACAGCTAGTATTGGGCAAGTTTTTTACCTTGAAAATGCCTCTGCAAACACACAAGAAGTTCAAGGTGTGCAGCAACCTTTATTTATAGAGGTTTTAAGCACAGAAGAAAACAACCCTTTAGCTTTGGAAACTTCCATTTATCCTAACCCAACAAACAATAGCGTGCATTTGGAAATTAAGCAATGGGACTCTAATCTGTCTTATAAACTATACGATACTTTAGGAAAACAAATCTCTGCAAACACTATAACAGCAGAACGTACAACCTTGCAAATGGATTACCTCTCAAGTGGTATTTACATTCTTCAACTTTTAGAAAACAACAGCCCCATAAAAATAACAAGAATCGTTAAACGATAA
- a CDS encoding helicase HerA-like domain-containing protein produces the protein MTKRDEFKAVIDNGNTFKGDSINLGAAMLDGETITNALVKIPLKTMNRHGLIAGATGTGKTKSLQVLAENLSDKGVPVLLMDMKGDLSGLAAASEGHPKIDERHEKIGLPFNASKFPVELLSLSDQDGVRLRATVSEFGPVLFSRILDASDAQSGIISVIFKYCDDNKLPLLDLEDFKKVLQYSTNEGKEELEKDYGRISSASTGAILRKIVELEQQGADIFFGERSFEVKDLKRTDSNGKGYINIIRLTDIQDRPKLFSTFMLSLLAEIYSTFPEQGDSGKPELIIFIDEAHLIFKEASKALHSQIESIVKLIRSKGVGLYFVTQNPTDVPDGVLSQLGLKVQHALRAFTAKDRKAIKLTAENYPISPFYDTADVLTSLGIGEALVSALDEKGRPTPLAATMMRAPMSRMDILTDKEIKTLNEESYLADKYNEVIDRKSANEMLEEKIAKAAEEEAKSKAQAEREELEKEAKKATSRRKTRSRNTTSDTQKAIIKVLTSATVIRGVLGILGKMIK, from the coding sequence ATGACTAAAAGAGACGAGTTTAAAGCGGTTATAGATAACGGCAATACATTTAAAGGTGATAGTATTAATCTTGGCGCAGCTATGCTGGATGGCGAAACTATTACCAATGCCCTTGTAAAAATTCCGCTTAAAACGATGAACCGTCACGGTCTTATTGCTGGTGCTACTGGAACTGGTAAGACTAAATCTTTACAAGTACTGGCAGAAAACCTAAGTGATAAAGGTGTACCTGTTTTACTTATGGATATGAAGGGTGACTTAAGTGGCTTGGCAGCAGCAAGTGAAGGCCACCCGAAAATAGATGAACGTCATGAAAAAATAGGATTACCTTTTAATGCCAGTAAGTTTCCTGTTGAGCTTTTGAGCCTTAGCGACCAAGATGGCGTGAGGTTAAGAGCTACGGTAAGTGAGTTTGGACCTGTTTTATTTTCTAGAATATTAGATGCCAGTGATGCCCAAAGTGGTATTATCTCTGTTATCTTTAAATATTGCGATGACAATAAACTGCCTTTACTAGATCTTGAAGATTTTAAAAAAGTTTTGCAATACTCTACAAATGAAGGTAAGGAAGAATTGGAGAAGGATTACGGTAGGATTTCATCTGCATCTACCGGCGCAATTCTCAGAAAGATAGTAGAGCTTGAACAACAAGGCGCAGATATATTTTTTGGTGAACGTTCTTTTGAAGTTAAAGACCTTAAACGTACAGATAGTAATGGTAAAGGTTATATAAATATTATTCGCCTAACCGATATACAAGACAGGCCTAAGTTGTTTTCAACATTTATGTTAAGTTTATTAGCCGAGATATACTCAACGTTTCCAGAACAAGGAGATAGCGGCAAACCAGAACTCATAATTTTTATAGATGAAGCACATCTTATATTTAAAGAAGCTTCTAAAGCATTACACTCACAAATTGAAAGTATTGTAAAGTTAATTCGCTCTAAAGGTGTAGGTCTTTATTTTGTAACTCAAAACCCAACAGATGTTCCAGATGGTGTCTTAAGCCAATTAGGTTTAAAGGTGCAACATGCCTTACGTGCATTTACAGCAAAAGATAGAAAAGCCATTAAGCTAACTGCAGAAAACTATCCTATATCTCCGTTTTATGATACAGCAGATGTTCTTACATCTTTAGGAATAGGAGAAGCCTTAGTCTCTGCATTAGATGAAAAAGGAAGACCAACACCTTTAGCTGCTACTATGATGCGAGCTCCTATGAGCCGAATGGATATACTTACAGACAAAGAAATTAAAACACTTAATGAAGAATCTTACCTAGCAGATAAGTATAATGAAGTGATAGACCGAAAAAGTGCCAACGAAATGTTGGAAGAAAAAATTGCTAAAGCTGCTGAAGAAGAAGCAAAATCTAAAGCCCAAGCAGAACGCGAAGAGCTAGAAAAAGAAGCAAAAAAAGCAACAAGCAGAAGAAAAACACGGTCAAGAAATACAACTAGCGATACTCAAAAAGCCATAATAAAAGTGCTTACCAGTGCCACAGTAATTAGAGGTGTGCTAGGCATCTTAGGTAAAATGATTAAATAA
- the rplS gene encoding 50S ribosomal protein L19, with protein sequence MDSLIKFVQDEFVTKKEFPEFVAGDTITVYYEIKEGEKSRTQFFRGVVIQRRGKGLTETFTIRKMSGTVGVERIFPVNMPALQKVEVNKRGKVRRARIYYLRNLTGKKARIKERRFTE encoded by the coding sequence ATGGACTCGTTAATCAAATTTGTTCAAGACGAATTCGTTACAAAAAAAGAATTTCCAGAATTTGTAGCTGGAGACACTATAACAGTGTATTACGAAATTAAGGAAGGTGAAAAATCTCGTACGCAGTTTTTCCGCGGTGTAGTAATACAACGTAGAGGAAAAGGTCTTACAGAAACATTTACTATCCGTAAGATGAGTGGTACTGTAGGTGTAGAGCGTATCTTCCCAGTTAACATGCCTGCTTTACAAAAAGTAGAAGTTAACAAGCGTGGTAAAGTACGTAGAGCACGTATATACTACCTTAGAAACCTTACTGGTAAAAAAGCACGTATTAAAGAACGTCGTTTTACTGAGTAG
- a CDS encoding NADP-dependent isocitrate dehydrogenase, whose translation MKQATIKYTKTDEAPMLATHSFLPIVQRFTKTSNITIDVEDISLAGRIIATFSDRLTEEQKQYDALAALGELAKQPEANIIKLPNISASVPQLNAAVLELQAKGFDIPTYPEDAETEEDKALRAKFAKCLGSAVNPVLREGNSDRRAPKPVKQYAKNNPHRMGEWSSDSKSHVSTMDHGDFRHNEKSVTIKNAGSLKIEHVGKDGEVTTLKDKVSVLDGEVIDASVMEKTALINFLKEQVKDAKDKGILFSLHMKATMMKVSDPKIFGHAVRVFFAPVFEKYGETFDELGVDVNNGFGDLIAKLPELPNAKREEIEAAIEACYNEQPDLAMVNSDKGITNLHVPSDVIIDASMPAMIRTSGQMWNKEGNQQDTKAVIPDSSYAGIYQETIEFCKTHGAFDPTTMGTVPNVGLMAQKAEEYGSHDKTFEIETEGTVRVVDAQGNTLTEHNVSEGDIWRMCQVKDLPIQDWVKLAVRRAKASQTPAIFWLDKTRAHDAELITKVNTYLADLDTDGLDIQIMSPVEATKYTLARMREGKDTISVTGNVLRDYNTDLFPILELGTSAKMLSIVPLMNGGGLFETGAGGSAPKHVQQFVEEGHLRWDSLGEFLALAVSLEHLSEFADNPKAQILADTLDEATVKFLENRKSPSRKVNELDNRGSHFYLAMYWAQGLASQDKDADLKDEFASLAETMQANEDKIIKELNAAQGAPVNIDGYYYPDYNKVSKAMRPSETLNAILN comes from the coding sequence ATGAAGCAAGCCACTATAAAGTATACAAAGACAGATGAAGCTCCAATGTTAGCTACACATTCGTTTTTACCTATTGTACAACGATTTACTAAAACATCTAACATTACTATCGATGTAGAAGACATCTCATTGGCAGGCAGAATTATTGCAACATTTTCAGACCGTCTTACAGAAGAGCAAAAGCAATACGATGCTTTGGCAGCACTTGGTGAACTTGCTAAGCAACCAGAAGCTAACATAATAAAGCTTCCTAACATTAGTGCATCTGTACCTCAACTAAACGCAGCAGTATTAGAGTTGCAGGCAAAAGGTTTTGATATTCCTACTTATCCGGAAGATGCAGAAACAGAAGAAGACAAAGCTTTAAGAGCAAAATTTGCAAAATGTTTAGGTAGTGCTGTAAACCCTGTGTTGCGTGAAGGTAATTCAGATAGACGTGCACCTAAGCCAGTTAAGCAATATGCTAAGAACAATCCACATAGAATGGGCGAGTGGTCTTCAGACTCAAAATCTCACGTTTCTACAATGGATCACGGTGACTTTAGGCACAATGAAAAATCTGTAACTATTAAAAATGCAGGATCTCTAAAAATTGAGCACGTTGGTAAGGATGGAGAAGTAACTACATTAAAAGACAAGGTTTCAGTTTTAGATGGCGAAGTTATAGATGCGTCTGTAATGGAAAAAACGGCATTAATTAACTTCTTGAAAGAGCAGGTTAAAGATGCTAAGGATAAAGGCATTTTGTTTTCATTGCATATGAAAGCAACAATGATGAAAGTAAGTGACCCAAAGATTTTTGGCCATGCAGTAAGAGTATTCTTTGCACCTGTATTCGAAAAATATGGAGAAACTTTTGACGAGTTAGGAGTAGATGTAAATAATGGTTTTGGAGATTTAATAGCTAAACTACCAGAATTACCAAACGCTAAGCGAGAAGAGATTGAAGCAGCTATTGAAGCTTGTTACAATGAACAACCAGATTTAGCAATGGTAAATAGTGATAAAGGAATTACAAATTTACACGTACCAAGTGATGTTATTATAGATGCTTCTATGCCAGCTATGATTCGTACTTCTGGACAAATGTGGAACAAAGAAGGCAACCAACAAGATACAAAGGCGGTAATTCCAGATAGTAGTTATGCCGGTATTTATCAAGAAACTATTGAATTTTGTAAGACACACGGTGCTTTTGACCCTACGACTATGGGAACTGTGCCAAATGTTGGACTTATGGCTCAAAAAGCAGAAGAATATGGTTCTCACGATAAAACATTCGAAATTGAGACTGAAGGTACTGTTCGAGTTGTAGATGCTCAAGGCAATACACTAACAGAGCACAATGTTTCTGAAGGTGATATTTGGAGAATGTGCCAAGTAAAAGATTTACCAATTCAAGATTGGGTAAAATTAGCCGTAAGAAGAGCAAAAGCTTCTCAAACACCAGCTATTTTCTGGTTAGATAAGACAAGAGCCCACGATGCAGAACTTATTACTAAGGTAAATACCTATTTAGCAGACTTAGATACAGATGGCTTAGACATACAAATTATGTCTCCTGTTGAAGCTACTAAATATACGTTAGCTAGAATGAGAGAAGGTAAGGATACCATCTCTGTAACAGGAAACGTATTACGTGATTATAATACAGATTTATTCCCAATTTTAGAATTAGGGACAAGTGCAAAAATGTTATCTATAGTACCATTAATGAATGGTGGTGGTTTATTTGAAACGGGTGCTGGTGGTAGTGCTCCTAAGCACGTACAGCAGTTTGTAGAAGAAGGTCACTTACGTTGGGATTCTTTAGGAGAGTTTTTAGCGCTTGCTGTATCTCTTGAGCATTTATCTGAATTTGCAGACAACCCTAAAGCTCAAATCTTGGCAGATACTTTAGATGAAGCAACAGTAAAGTTTTTAGAAAACAGAAAATCGCCGTCTCGTAAGGTTAATGAATTAGATAACCGAGGTAGTCATTTTTACTTAGCAATGTATTGGGCACAAGGATTAGCATCTCAAGATAAAGATGCAGATCTAAAAGATGAGTTTGCTAGTCTTGCAGAAACTATGCAAGCTAATGAAGATAAGATTATTAAAGAGTTAAATGCAGCTCAAGGTGCTCCTGTAAATATCGATGGATACTACTACCCAGATTATAACAAAGTGAGTAAAGCTATGAGACCAAGTGAAACACTTAATGCTATTTTAAACTAA
- a CDS encoding OstA-like protein yields MKTLKYILLIALLTLQYTYGQEQDTIKDSKIDYTANRTLIDEVKYPGALILSKVKEQVHFLHEGIDVWCDQAVFYKEDNFFKAYGNVRIKQGDTVNMNSTYAEYNGNTKFAFASTGVRLSTPSQTLTTDSLFFDRTKQQAFYRSGGTVRDTASTITSKIGRYYMELDKYSFKRDVVVNNPEYVINSEQLDFYTKSGHAYLYGESTIESETSTVYCERGFYDTRGDTGYFVKNSQIDYDNRKLEGDSLFFDRAKNFASATNNIKVTDTANQSIIKGHYAEVFRDKDSVFITKRALAITVQDKDSVYIHSDTLMITGKPENRVIRGFYDTRLFKSNMSGKCDSVHIQQKTGLTKMLGNPVLWSSNSQLTGDTIHLLNNPKTETLDTLKVFNNAFMIQKDSIEGYNQVKGKELIGLFNDDNDLYQVDVLKNTETIYYLRNEQKELIGLNNTLASSISILMENREIVDVYYYKQIDGTINPDLNKPDVEKKLTGFNWRGTEQLITKEDLFKGEAPLELVKIKGIPLPTEEKAFFEERDEDDELLLNENSRLKPETLQNKAQDSIITAPKLKKDLLKNPKQTITPNAKPLLDPQGLTKEDN; encoded by the coding sequence TTGAAAACGCTTAAATATATACTTCTCATAGCACTGTTAACCTTGCAATACACGTATGGGCAAGAACAAGACACTATAAAAGACAGTAAGATAGATTATACTGCAAACAGAACATTAATTGATGAAGTTAAATATCCTGGCGCATTAATTTTATCAAAAGTAAAAGAACAAGTTCATTTCTTACACGAAGGTATAGATGTTTGGTGTGACCAAGCAGTGTTTTATAAAGAAGACAATTTCTTTAAAGCTTATGGAAATGTAAGGATCAAACAAGGCGACACGGTTAATATGAATAGTACCTATGCCGAGTATAATGGCAATACCAAGTTTGCTTTTGCAAGTACTGGTGTTAGGCTTTCCACACCATCACAAACTTTAACCACAGATTCTTTGTTTTTTGACCGTACAAAACAGCAAGCTTTTTACAGAAGTGGTGGTACCGTTAGAGATACTGCAAGTACCATTACCAGTAAAATTGGGCGCTATTATATGGAGCTTGACAAATATTCTTTTAAAAGGGATGTTGTGGTAAACAATCCAGAATACGTTATTAATAGTGAGCAGTTAGATTTTTATACAAAGTCTGGTCACGCATACTTGTACGGTGAATCTACTATCGAAAGCGAAACAAGTACAGTTTACTGTGAACGTGGTTTTTATGACACAAGAGGCGATACTGGATATTTTGTTAAAAATTCTCAGATAGATTATGATAATCGGAAATTAGAAGGCGACAGCTTGTTTTTTGATCGCGCAAAGAATTTTGCATCTGCCACTAATAACATTAAAGTTACAGATACCGCTAACCAAAGCATTATAAAGGGACATTATGCAGAAGTTTTTAGAGATAAAGATTCTGTATTTATAACAAAAAGAGCATTAGCTATAACTGTACAGGACAAAGATTCTGTATATATACATAGCGATACGCTTATGATTACTGGAAAGCCAGAAAACAGAGTTATAAGAGGCTTTTATGATACACGGCTTTTTAAAAGCAATATGAGTGGAAAGTGTGACAGTGTCCATATACAACAAAAGACAGGTCTCACAAAAATGCTTGGAAATCCTGTACTCTGGTCAAGCAATAGTCAACTTACCGGAGACACTATACACCTACTTAATAATCCTAAGACAGAAACGCTAGACACCTTAAAGGTTTTTAATAATGCGTTTATGATTCAGAAAGATTCTATTGAAGGTTACAACCAAGTAAAAGGTAAAGAACTTATTGGGTTGTTTAATGATGATAACGATTTATACCAAGTTGATGTACTCAAGAATACAGAAACCATCTATTATTTAAGAAACGAGCAAAAAGAGCTAATCGGTTTAAATAACACATTGGCATCATCAATCTCCATACTTATGGAAAACAGAGAAATTGTTGATGTGTATTACTATAAACAGATAGATGGCACCATTAATCCAGACCTAAATAAACCAGATGTAGAAAAAAAATTGACCGGTTTTAATTGGCGAGGTACAGAACAATTAATTACAAAAGAAGATTTATTTAAAGGCGAAGCACCTTTAGAACTTGTTAAAATAAAAGGTATCCCTTTGCCTACAGAAGAAAAAGCATTCTTTGAAGAACGGGATGAAGATGATGAGCTTCTATTAAATGAAAACTCCAGACTAAAGCCAGAGACATTACAGAACAAAGCTCAAGACAGCATCATTACAGCTCCAAAACTTAAAAAGGATTTATTAAAAAATCCTAAGCAAACAATAACTCCAAATGCAAAGCCCTTACTAGACCCGCAAGGCTTAACTAAGGAAGACAATTAG
- a CDS encoding helix-turn-helix domain-containing protein has translation MSHLGQKIKDARKQKGLSQEELADSAKVSLRTIQRIETNKNEPRGKTLHLICTALQLNIEDLAVYGKEEDKTYHIALHLSVLSVIILPLGNIILPLILWMPKKNKIIGLHKVGATILNFQIIWSLITFGIIILATLFKVMHYSGSSMLFYIVILLYLLNCSLAIGSAIKLRAGRNRSLYPSLIKFIK, from the coding sequence ATGAGTCACCTAGGTCAAAAAATTAAAGACGCAAGAAAACAAAAAGGACTTTCTCAGGAAGAATTGGCAGATTCCGCTAAGGTAAGCTTGAGAACCATACAGCGTATAGAAACCAATAAAAATGAACCACGCGGCAAAACACTACATTTAATATGTACTGCATTACAATTAAATATTGAAGACCTTGCTGTTTACGGTAAAGAGGAAGACAAAACCTATCATATAGCACTACACCTTTCAGTTTTATCAGTTATTATCTTACCGCTAGGCAACATCATATTACCATTAATACTTTGGATGCCTAAAAAAAATAAAATTATAGGGTTACATAAAGTGGGTGCAACTATATTAAATTTTCAAATTATATGGTCACTTATCACATTTGGAATTATAATACTGGCCACTCTATTTAAAGTTATGCATTATTCCGGTAGCTCTATGTTGTTTTACATTGTTATCCTATTGTATTTACTAAATTGTAGTTTAGCTATAGGATCTGCAATAAAGTTAAGAGCTGGAAGGAACCGTTCGTTATACCCATCGCTCATAAAATTTATTAAATAG